GCACGAATAAAACCCCCAACTCGAGACCCAGCCTCGACAAATTGCACACTCACCACTCGAATATATGTCCCCGTAACGGAGAAGAAGTGGGTGGCGGTGGAGCTCATGCTGGATTGCATTTGGCAACGCAGCGCAGTGCTGATGCAGCCAGAAATCACATGCACTGCATGCGTAAACTAAAGGCATCGTCGGCTGGGCCCACAACAGACCTGGCCGATGCTCGGTCTCACATGCACTGCAGGAAAAGCCTCTGGAGCAGCGGTTGACCGTCAGCCTGTGGTCGTGGCTCCGGTGCAGGATCTTGACCGGCCCAGCGCACGTCACGTCAAGCTGGAAACCACACTCTGCGCCGCGACAACGGTACATCACATCCCCACAAACGGCGACGCATTTGGAGCATTTGCTTTCGTCGAGATTAGGCTGCTTCCGGAGGGGTTCCAAGGAAGGGTGCAAATCGCTGCCATCTAAATCAATGGGCGGAATACTGCACTGGTCGTGCACATAATCGCTTCCCGACTCTGTTTCTTTGAACGGAGTCGAGAAGATCGGTAGACTGCAGGCGCTGCATTGCCTCGAATTCCCCTCGTCGGGATCGAGATTGTTTTCTTCCTTGTGCTTGCTGGgaaatttgtaatattttttggcACGACTTTGATGTTGAATACTCATTTTGCTACACGAGTGGATGTATTAACTCGTTAATAATTGGTCTATTTATATGGAAAGAATGAAACTCTTAGCAAGAAAAGAATCATTTACtactactctctccatcccaagataagtgacctacttcttttgggcacgagatttaaggaatggtatttaaataagttaaagtggagagagtaaagtatgggagagggaaaagtagaggagaaaagagagaataaagtatgtggagaataaagtaagagagatgactttttgctaaaaatggaaataggtcacttatagtgggacaccccaaaaaggaatacaagtcacttatcttgggacggagggagtattttttactataagCCTAATCAGCATTTACAAGTTAagaatgatactccctccgtcccacataattttacacactttgacccaacaggagttttaagaaatgtaatggaaagtgagttgaaatagttggtgggatgtgggtcctacttttaaagtattagttttataataaaatgtgagtaggaatgagttagtggaatatggggtccactaccaaaaaatagtaaaagtgaaatgggtaaaattatgtgggacgatccaaaatggaatactgggtaaaattatgtgggacggagggagtatgctTTTTTACGTGCAAGAATATAgtctaaaataattacttcCTCATATTCACAAGTTTGGAATCATACGCCAAGCAAGATATATACTACAAAAGAGGAACAAACATAGATAATCACGaacataatgaagtaaaacaaagaaattgtTATAGCTATGTATAGATCTATGCCAAGCCAGATAtttcactatattttactccacaataaaataaacaaaggaATTTTGGGAACGCAGCGCAGTGAGCATGCAGCCGGAAATCGCATGCTCTGCACATGCATCGCCCGGCCGATTGCGAGCACAACATAGCCTCGAATTCCCTTACGTCGTCGTGATCAATATTGTTTTCTTCCTTGTGCTTACTATGGAATCTATATGATTTTTCAGTAAGTGGATCTAATGAACAGGGGCATTTTGTTACACGCATGGATGtattaaattcattaaaaaatggtGTATTTATAGTATAGTGTCACGACAGGAAAAGAATGAAACTCTAAACAAGAAAagaatcattaa
The genomic region above belongs to Salvia hispanica cultivar TCC Black 2014 chromosome 3, UniMelb_Shisp_WGS_1.0, whole genome shotgun sequence and contains:
- the LOC125216278 gene encoding uncharacterized protein LOC125216278, producing the protein MSIQHQSRAKKYYKFPSKHKEENNLDPDEGNSRQCSACSLPIFSTPFKETESGSDYVHDQCSIPPIDLDGSDLHPSLEPLRKQPNLDESKCSKCVAVCGDVMYRCRGAECGFQLDVTCAGPVKILHRSHDHRLTVNRCSRGFSCSACETEHRPGLLWAQPTMPLVYACSACDFWLHQHCAALPNAIQHELHRHPLLLRYGDIYSSGECAICRGWVSSWGFYSCTVCYYRVHIMCAVSDDPSFESVLLREALQENRVPELVHLPVRDEYISIIRHIAKCTSSLSDYVVQHQHPLTLHHDYPVYKDDEEIDDDDDVHRLPKCNVCVQFISPPFYTCSLCPKLFLHDCCARLPREGAHYLERGRHYPTSVLIDLNSRDNSCHGISQTSCCNRLTNGFTYSFPTYNRDVLCRTQSRTLPTPRRTPCS